The bacterium genome contains the following window.
AGTCGCAAGAGAAAGTCCGGTCCCTGGCAGATACCAACATAGACAAGGCGGTCTATCTCGCCGTCCGTCGGAAGTGGGAATCCACGAAGAACCACGAAGCAAGGAGGGAAACCGCAACGGAGGCGGAGCCTTCAATCCGCAGTCCACCGGCCGTTTTTTTCTCTATCGATTTCGACAATCATCCAATTCCCTCCAGGTCAGCCGTGCTACACGACGCGATCGACCCGTGTAAACCAGATCACAAGAAGTCCAAGAACTCTTCAACAGTCAAGCCTGAGGCCCGAATAAGCGCTCGCAAAGTCCCAACTGACAGCTCCTTGTGCTGAGGGATGGAGAGATTCACCCTAATCCCGGGCTTCACCAAAACCAGATGACTGCCCACTTGCCCCAGCGGCTGCCAGCCTGCTTTCTGGAACGCTTTCACTGCGTCTCTTCCCGAGATATTGCCCAACCTGGCCATTCTGTCAGACCGACACCACTATCGGCTGCCTGCCGGGCTCGCGGGGCAGCGTCGCGGCCGCCTTCTGGTCCTCCGCCCATAGCCAGGCGGTGATCGCCTCCTTGACGTTCTCCAGAGCTTCCTTCTCGTCCTTGCCCTGGGAGACACAACCGGGAAGGGCAGGACATTCAGCCACAATCCAACCGTCTTCAGCCTTCTCAAGTCTCACGTGAAAGATCATCGGGACCTCCTCCCATCAGTAATACATCCTTACTTGCTGTTCCAAAATGTAACGTAACAGGCCCGGTAACGTCAACAAGCCGTGAACCGCAAATGAGTACCGAACCAGCAGGAATCGGGGGACGGGGCAAACGCTTCGTGTCGGTTCGTGCCTCTTCATGGATCATTTATCGAATAGAACAGGCAATCCACCAAGAACACGAAGAAGCATTAAGAAAAGAGGGGAACCGCGAAGAACGCAGATACCTCAATCCGCAATTTGACCGTCTGCCGCCGCAAGACCGTGTTAGGCTGCCTATAGGCTCACGACCTCGACGTCCAAATGCTCTTTGACAGTGTGTCGAGACTCGAGAAGACGGTCGATGTCATCCAGCACGGACGCATGGAAATACCGCTCACCACACTCCGTGCATACCTCCGCTTGCACATTGTCCACGATGAAGAGCTTGCCATGGAGCCAGTGTTGTCTTCTCACCTTCTTCCGAATCGTTATTCCATCACAGAACTCGCACTTCATGGCTATTCCTCTAAGACGTAAGCAGTAATAATGATTAGGCTATGGTCCACATGGAATCTACAGATCACGTGCATGAGCCTGCCATCCACGGCCGGCCCCTCGATTCTATACCTCGCCCCTCTTGGATCACGAATCAGTCTTTTCTCTATTCTACCCCTCTGAATGGCATGTTCAATGTCTTCCCGATCGATGTCATCAGCAAGCATCTCGTCTTCGGCGTGCGATGACAAGTAGTAATCCCTATCTGTTATTCGCTGCCGTATGCTCTGTATTCTTGTCATGTAGTCTCCACGAAGGACATAAAACACACTAAGCTTTCAATCTGCAATCCGCAATCCACAATCTGACCGTCTGCCGGAAGTGGGAATCCACCAAGGACACGAAGAACCACTAAGAAAGGAGGGAAACCACAACGGAAGCGGAGCCTTCAATCCGCAATCTCCTCCTCTGCCGCCGTAAGAGCGTCTTGTCCTTTGGTTCCCCGATAGGGGGACAACACCGGTAGCCGTAGGCGCCGGCCGCAGGCCCAGCCTACGGGATCGAGGTCCCCACGCTCATACCGAGCGCGACCCAATCGCTCCTCCTGCTCCCCTTCCAAAAGCTCCTGGAGCGTCTTCTCGAGAGACAACCCCGACTATCATCATCGCCTCCCCAGCCATTCAACAACTCTTTCAACGCTTGCTTCTTCAACTCACTTGGCGCAGCCTTCTTCGTGCGCGAGGTCTCCTTTCTTTCTGGTTAGAAGCTTTTCGGTTGAACCTATATCAACCCTGGTCTCGCGCCACTCCTTGTTTGCAGGAAAGTTAGGACATGACCCATTTGCATAAACACATGAGAGAGAACGAAGATAACATACAAAAAATCTCTGGGTTGACGCTGATGACGCGGTCTGCCCGTGCTGAACAAGCGTGCTTCTATGGCTGAGAGGCTTGGTTTCAGGTCGGTTTCTTTTGCGCGGCTTACGCTCGACAATGACCGGAAGGCCCCGGTTGAGAAGAGAGCGATCATAAGGGGCGTGTCCTTCAGCGTGAAGGTGGGGGAGATATTCATAATCGCGGGGCCGTCCGGCTCGGGCAAGAGCACCTTGCTCAGGCTGGCGAACCGATTGCTGGTGCCCACGGCCGGGACTATCCGGCTCGATGGGCTGGACATCTCGGAGCTCGAGGTTACCACCCTGAGGCGAAGAATCGGCCTCGTGCAGCAATCTCCTGCTCTGTTTCCTGAAACAGTGGTTGAGAACGTTCTTTATGGACCGAGGCTTTCAAGAGCGGACCGGGGCCGTGTTACCCTCAAGGAACGCGAGCTTGCTTTGCGGTCCATCGCCCTGGCCGGCCTTGCCGAAAGTTTTTTGGACCGCAACGCGGAGAATCTCTCCGAGGGCGAAATGCAGCGGGTCGCGATTGCCAGGGTGCTGGCCAATCAGCCGGAGGTGCTCTTGCTGGACGAGCCAACTGCGTCGCTCGACCCGACCTCGACCCTGACCGTAGAGAAGCACGTCAGGATGCTGAAGGAGAGCGAGCAGATCGCCATTCTGTTTGTTACGCACGATGTGGAGCAGGCCAAGAGGGTTGGAGACCGTGGGATGTTGCTCGTCAGCGGTCAGGTCGTCGATGAAGGGCCGCTTCCCAAGCTTTTCGCAGAGATAAGGAACGAGACCACCCGCGCGTTTGTGAATGGCGAGCTGTAACCTCAGGCGGAGTCGTTCCATGACCTTCCTGAGCCGCCCTGTGATTCTTGGGATATCTGCGCAAGTTGGGATCGCCAGTCCCGAAGCCAGATTGTCGAATCGTTGGGCTAGCCCCAATACGGATGGGCTCGGGCGCAGCAGACATCCCGAAACCCAGCGCAAGAACCCGAACCCAACTCGCTCAATGAGGCGGCTCAGTCGTCCTTTGCATCTTTCGCAGGTCGAGTCTTCTT
Protein-coding sequences here:
- a CDS encoding type II toxin-antitoxin system HicA family toxin; the protein is MARLGNISGRDAVKAFQKAGWQPLGQVGSHLVLVKPGIRVNLSIPQHKELSVGTLRALIRASGLTVEEFLDFL
- a CDS encoding phosphate ABC transporter ATP-binding protein, which produces MAERLGFRSVSFARLTLDNDRKAPVEKRAIIRGVSFSVKVGEIFIIAGPSGSGKSTLLRLANRLLVPTAGTIRLDGLDISELEVTTLRRRIGLVQQSPALFPETVVENVLYGPRLSRADRGRVTLKERELALRSIALAGLAESFLDRNAENLSEGEMQRVAIARVLANQPEVLLLDEPTASLDPTSTLTVEKHVRMLKESEQIAILFVTHDVEQAKRVGDRGMLLVSGQVVDEGPLPKLFAEIRNETTRAFVNGEL
- a CDS encoding type II toxin-antitoxin system HicB family antitoxin translates to MIFHVRLEKAEDGWIVAECPALPGCVSQGKDEKEALENVKEAITAWLWAEDQKAAATLPREPGRQPIVVSV
- a CDS encoding YgiT-type zinc finger protein, which translates into the protein MKCEFCDGITIRKKVRRQHWLHGKLFIVDNVQAEVCTECGERYFHASVLDDIDRLLESRHTVKEHLDVEVVSL
- a CDS encoding DUF4258 domain-containing protein; translation: MTRIQSIRQRITDRDYYLSSHAEDEMLADDIDREDIEHAIQRGRIEKRLIRDPRGARYRIEGPAVDGRLMHVICRFHVDHSLIIITAYVLEE